A genomic window from Cytobacillus suaedae includes:
- a CDS encoding MFS transporter, whose protein sequence is MSTALTKEAPNQSKNKEKIWSRDFTLICLSNFFIFLGFQMTLPTIPLFVEQLGGNDQLIGIVVGIFTFSALIMRPFAGHALESKGRRFVYLAGLIIFVISVGSFGFAPALMFLFLLRIIQGIGWGFSTTASGTIATDLIPPKRRGEGMGYYGLFGNVALAAGPTLGLTLVGILTFKQLFLICAALGLVAVLLSSTINYRQVEKPTTKAKRWDIYEKSALPPSILLFFITVTFGGIASFLPLYTVEKGIEGIQWYFFLFAIGIMVARTLAGRIYDQKGHRAVFPAGSLSIFSAMLLLAWLPNSTVLYIAAILYGLGFGSIQPALQAWSVQSAPLNRKGMANATFFSSFDLGVGIGAIGFGQIAYLFGYSSIYVAAAISVSISILLYFFVLGKKTD, encoded by the coding sequence ATGAGCACAGCCTTGACCAAAGAAGCCCCAAATCAGAGTAAAAATAAAGAGAAGATTTGGTCAAGAGATTTCACTTTGATCTGTTTATCAAATTTCTTTATTTTTCTTGGCTTTCAAATGACATTACCAACCATCCCACTTTTTGTAGAACAACTAGGTGGCAATGATCAACTGATTGGTATAGTTGTAGGCATTTTCACTTTTTCTGCATTGATTATGAGACCCTTTGCTGGTCATGCACTTGAGTCAAAGGGAAGACGATTTGTTTACCTAGCAGGGTTAATCATTTTCGTGATTTCAGTAGGCTCATTTGGTTTTGCCCCTGCTCTAATGTTTTTATTTTTATTAAGAATCATTCAAGGGATTGGATGGGGATTTTCAACTACAGCATCTGGAACCATTGCGACTGATCTTATACCACCTAAAAGACGTGGCGAAGGTATGGGTTACTATGGTTTATTCGGAAACGTTGCGCTTGCTGCAGGTCCTACTCTAGGTCTTACTCTGGTTGGCATTCTTACTTTCAAACAATTATTTCTCATTTGTGCAGCACTTGGTTTGGTTGCGGTATTGTTGTCGTCAACCATTAACTATCGTCAGGTTGAGAAACCAACAACGAAAGCGAAAAGATGGGACATTTATGAAAAGTCCGCATTACCACCTTCTATACTTTTATTTTTTATTACAGTTACCTTCGGAGGAATCGCTTCTTTCTTACCTTTATACACTGTTGAAAAAGGGATTGAAGGCATTCAATGGTACTTCTTTCTATTTGCGATTGGGATTATGGTAGCTAGAACATTAGCTGGCAGAATCTATGATCAAAAAGGACATAGAGCAGTCTTTCCAGCAGGGTCTCTTTCCATTTTTAGCGCCATGCTTTTGCTCGCATGGTTACCAAATAGCACTGTATTATACATAGCAGCTATTCTTTATGGTTTAGGCTTCGGTTCGATCCAACCTGCTTTACAAGCATGGTCTGTTCAATCAGCACCCTTAAATCGTAAAGGGATGGCAAATGCTACTTTCTTCTCCTCCTTTGACCTTGGAGTAGGGATAGGAGCAATTGGGTTCGGTCAAATCGCCTACCTATTTGGATACAGCAGTATCTATGTGGCAGCAGCAATATCTGTATCCATTTCCATTCTCTTATACTTTTTCGTATTAGGTAAAAAAACGGATTAA
- a CDS encoding DoxX family membrane protein, with protein MSRSLSAFRLIEYAVAYVFIISGLMKIFSSTLSSYFISLGLPEPILFMYIIAIIEIICGIFILLGKSVKNASIPLLVIMIGAFLLTKVPLLHTGFLHFAFHARLDIVMLILLYILYSKSYR; from the coding sequence CTGAGCCGTTCACTATCAGCTTTCCGATTGATTGAATATGCAGTGGCTTATGTGTTTATTATTTCAGGGCTTATGAAGATTTTTAGCTCAACGTTAAGCAGTTACTTCATCTCTTTAGGTCTACCGGAACCAATTCTTTTTATGTACATTATCGCAATCATTGAAATCATCTGTGGAATCTTTATACTTTTAGGCAAAAGTGTAAAAAATGCATCGATTCCATTACTCGTTATTATGATTGGTGCGTTTTTATTAACCAAAGTACCACTGCTTCATACGGGGTTTTTGCATTTTGCTTTTCATGCGAGATTGGATATTGTTATGCTTATTCTTCTCTATATCCTTTATTCGAAGTCTTATCGTTAA
- a CDS encoding DUF4230 domain-containing protein, translating to MKRQDELLLQLESIVKELQAGRDESATTVAMGHKSKMPNLSGLFLRYFFKVWGLKIIGVLIICTVLIAGTVWYFSGSTFKQRETAFVEQVQELSTLATAEAHLKVVIEQQDNKIFGQDISVNIPGTKRELLLVVPATVIAGVDLKNITSDRLDVNEKQKEINLTLPPATFIQEPSIQMEKVRAFSDEGLFRTEVKWSEGFDLAAEAQELIKQEALEVGLLQTAENSAERVLKEFFSNLGYTVTVNFK from the coding sequence TTGAAGAGACAGGATGAGTTGTTGTTACAACTTGAAAGTATCGTAAAGGAGTTACAGGCTGGTCGAGATGAGTCTGCTACAACTGTTGCTATGGGCCATAAAAGTAAAATGCCTAATCTCTCCGGATTGTTTTTGCGATATTTTTTTAAGGTATGGGGCTTAAAAATTATTGGGGTATTAATCATTTGTACAGTACTCATAGCAGGAACGGTATGGTATTTTTCAGGTAGTACCTTCAAGCAACGGGAAACAGCATTTGTTGAACAGGTTCAGGAGTTATCAACCCTTGCTACTGCAGAAGCGCACTTAAAGGTGGTCATAGAACAACAGGATAATAAGATCTTTGGACAAGATATATCTGTGAATATACCAGGAACGAAAAGAGAGCTACTACTAGTGGTACCTGCTACAGTGATTGCAGGGGTAGACTTGAAGAATATTACTAGTGATCGATTAGATGTGAATGAAAAGCAAAAAGAAATTAATCTCACACTACCTCCTGCAACATTTATACAAGAACCCTCTATTCAAATGGAAAAAGTAAGAGCATTTTCGGATGAGGGGTTATTCCGTACTGAGGTCAAGTGGTCAGAAGGATTTGACCTTGCAGCAGAGGCCCAAGAACTAATTAAACAAGAAGCCCTGGAAGTGGGCTTATTGCAAACAGCAGAAAACAGTGCAGAAAGAGTTCTTAAAGAATTCTTTAGTAACCTTGGATACACTGTAACTGTGAACTTTAAATAA
- a CDS encoding CoA-disulfide reductase produces the protein MKFVIIGGDAAGMSAAMQIVRNSSGHEITVLEMGGIYSYGQCGLPYVVSGKIQSTDKLIARTQVEFKEKYGIDARVYHEVQKVDSEQKVVQGIDHKTESPFEIPYDRLLIATGVSPLVPKWEGAQLPGVFTLKTIPDAKKIMEYLDKDIQNVTVIGGGYIGLEMAESFAELGKNVTIIERNQQLAKIFDEDMAELIHEEAKKQNITLKFGESVEGFKGEGHVETVITDKGEYKADLVLVAIGVKPNVSLLDGSGVHTSVNGAIQVNAYMQTNVEDIFAAGDCSTHYHRIKERDDHIPLGTHANKQGQIAGLNMINQPYTFKGVVGTSVIKFFNLTLGRTGLSENEAKGLNIPYETVTIKTRDIAGYYPDSETMTVKLVYQKQSHKVLGGQIIGGNGVDKRIDVLATALFNSMTMEQLLELDLAYAPPYNGVWDPIQQAARRLK, from the coding sequence ATGAAGTTTGTAATTATTGGTGGAGATGCAGCAGGAATGAGTGCTGCAATGCAGATTGTACGCAATAGCTCTGGTCATGAGATTACTGTTTTAGAAATGGGAGGCATTTATTCATACGGACAGTGCGGTCTTCCTTATGTAGTAAGTGGTAAAATTCAATCTACAGATAAGTTAATTGCACGTACTCAGGTCGAATTTAAAGAAAAATATGGAATAGATGCAAGGGTCTATCATGAAGTTCAAAAAGTTGACTCAGAACAGAAAGTGGTCCAAGGCATAGACCATAAAACAGAATCTCCCTTTGAAATCCCATATGATCGTCTTCTAATTGCAACTGGGGTCAGTCCGCTCGTTCCTAAATGGGAGGGTGCACAGCTTCCAGGTGTATTCACTTTAAAAACAATCCCAGACGCAAAGAAAATAATGGAATACCTAGACAAAGATATTCAAAATGTCACGGTTATTGGCGGTGGATATATCGGATTAGAGATGGCAGAAAGCTTTGCCGAATTAGGAAAGAATGTAACGATCATTGAAAGAAATCAACAATTGGCTAAAATCTTTGACGAAGATATGGCGGAACTTATCCATGAGGAAGCGAAGAAACAAAATATTACCCTGAAATTTGGTGAATCTGTAGAAGGGTTTAAAGGTGAGGGTCATGTAGAGACTGTCATTACTGATAAGGGAGAGTACAAAGCTGACCTAGTCCTGGTCGCTATAGGTGTAAAGCCAAATGTCTCGTTACTTGATGGGAGCGGGGTTCATACAAGTGTAAATGGGGCAATTCAGGTGAATGCCTACATGCAGACGAATGTTGAAGATATTTTTGCTGCAGGAGATTGTTCTACTCACTATCATCGTATAAAAGAAAGAGATGACCATATCCCATTAGGAACTCACGCGAACAAACAGGGTCAAATCGCTGGACTAAATATGATTAATCAACCTTATACTTTTAAAGGAGTAGTAGGTACATCTGTTATTAAATTTTTCAATCTAACCCTGGGTCGAACAGGCTTATCTGAAAATGAAGCAAAGGGTCTTAATATTCCTTATGAGACAGTAACAATAAAGACAAGAGATATTGCGGGCTACTACCCGGATAGTGAAACAATGACTGTTAAGCTCGTGTATCAAAAACAAAGTCATAAAGTACTTGGTGGGCAGATCATTGGTGGGAATGGAGTAGATAAACGAATTGATGTTTTAGCAACTGCATTGTTTAACTCCATGACAATGGAGCAATTACTAGAATTAGATTTAGCTTATGCACCACCTTATAATGGCGTGTGGGACCCGATTCAGCAAGCAGCTAGAAGACTAAAGTAA
- the hemG gene encoding protoporphyrinogen oxidase yields MKTILVVGGGVTGLSAMHELHKWKKESKSDVRLILSEASEALGGKIRTVSDNGFVMETGADSIVARKANTMTFIKDLGLENEVVYNATGRSFIYVDGELKSIPDDSIFGIPMSIESLAKSTLISAEGKVEALKDLYTKNESFTKNDSVGSFLEFCFGKELVEKQIGPVLSGVYSGTLADLTIASTLPYLIDYKNEFGSVIKGFEANKAKFQNASGGQKFISFDTGMNALIDAYENTFEDVEVLKNHPVTAIDKADEGYRVTFANGEVVVVDHIILSIPHTVASELLTEPSLKQPFSELENGSLLSVYVAFDVPDSNLPAEGTGFITAKNDELSCNACTWTSRKWKHTSESGNLLVRLFYKSSHPSFESLKEMNEDELLRVALADISKSLGITAEPVSSEITDWSNTMPTYQITHPKTVEVLENKLADSYPGILLAGCSYYGVGIPDCIENGQISAHKIIEQL; encoded by the coding sequence ATGAAAACAATACTAGTAGTTGGTGGAGGAGTTACGGGTTTATCTGCCATGCACGAATTACATAAATGGAAAAAAGAGAGTAAGTCTGATGTTCGCCTCATTCTCTCTGAAGCATCAGAAGCGCTTGGAGGAAAAATACGTACGGTAAGTGACAACGGATTTGTGATGGAAACAGGGGCAGATTCAATTGTAGCTCGTAAAGCTAATACAATGACATTTATTAAGGATTTAGGATTAGAAAATGAAGTGGTCTATAATGCAACAGGACGCTCGTTTATCTATGTAGATGGTGAGTTGAAATCCATTCCTGATGACTCCATCTTTGGGATTCCGATGAGTATAGAGTCGCTAGCAAAAAGTACATTGATATCAGCTGAAGGAAAGGTAGAGGCTCTTAAGGACCTTTATACAAAGAATGAATCTTTTACGAAAAATGATTCAGTCGGTTCTTTTTTGGAATTTTGTTTTGGAAAAGAATTAGTTGAAAAACAAATCGGGCCAGTGTTGTCCGGTGTATACTCAGGAACCCTTGCTGACCTGACAATAGCATCAACTCTTCCATATCTGATTGATTATAAAAATGAGTTCGGCAGTGTGATTAAAGGGTTCGAGGCGAACAAGGCAAAATTTCAAAATGCGTCTGGTGGTCAAAAGTTTATTTCTTTTGACACTGGAATGAATGCCCTAATCGACGCTTATGAGAATACCTTTGAAGATGTAGAGGTATTGAAAAATCATCCAGTAACAGCAATAGATAAAGCTGACGAGGGTTATAGGGTGACCTTTGCAAATGGTGAAGTAGTAGTAGTGGATCACATTATCTTAAGTATCCCTCATACAGTGGCTTCGGAGTTATTAACCGAACCTAGTTTAAAACAACCATTTTCAGAATTGGAAAATGGCTCTCTATTAAGTGTTTATGTTGCCTTTGATGTACCTGATTCAAACTTACCGGCTGAAGGTACAGGGTTTATCACAGCAAAAAATGATGAACTATCTTGTAATGCGTGTACATGGACAAGTCGAAAATGGAAGCATACATCAGAAAGTGGTAATTTGCTTGTTAGACTCTTCTATAAGAGCAGTCATCCTTCATTTGAATCATTGAAAGAAATGAATGAAGATGAATTGCTACGTGTAGCCCTTGCTGATATATCGAAAAGTTTAGGTATTACAGCTGAGCCGGTTTCAAGTGAGATTACCGACTGGTCAAACACGATGCCAACTTACCAAATCACGCATCCCAAAACAGTTGAAGTGCTCGAAAACAAACTAGCCGACTCCTATCCAGGAATCCTGTTAGCCGGATGCTCTTACTATGGAGTTGGAATACCAGACTGTATTGAAAATGGACAAATATCCGCCCACAAAATAATAGAACAACTATAA